A window of the Cellvibrio sp. pealriver genome harbors these coding sequences:
- a CDS encoding nuclear transport factor 2 family protein, with the protein MALTVPQKVRNLYQRFDKKILKTMPDVYSDDIQFRDPLHALNGLSNLTEYLSGMMDDLLECRFEFHHSMELPERGEALLFWTMHYRHKKLAGGKQLELTGNTHLLFKDKVYYHRDYFDAGSLLYEHLPVMGFAIRQIKKKVGAK; encoded by the coding sequence ATGGCGCTCACGGTTCCACAAAAGGTACGTAATTTGTACCAACGTTTTGATAAAAAAATTCTCAAAACAATGCCCGATGTCTATAGCGATGATATCCAATTCCGCGATCCTCTCCATGCGTTGAATGGTTTGTCTAATCTCACTGAGTATCTCTCAGGCATGATGGACGATTTGCTCGAGTGTCGTTTTGAGTTCCATCACTCAATGGAACTTCCCGAGCGTGGCGAGGCGTTATTGTTTTGGACGATGCATTACCGCCATAAAAAATTAGCGGGCGGAAAACAATTGGAGCTAACGGGTAATACGCACCTTTTATTTAAAGATAAAGTCTATTACCACCGCGATTATTTTGATGCGGGCTCATTGTTGTACGAGCATCTTCCGGTAATGGGTTTTGCCATCCGGCAAATCAAGAAAAAAGTAGGCGCTAAATGA
- a CDS encoding MerR family transcriptional regulator: MYAADKDIALSTQDDWVPIREISRVTGVNTVTLRAWERRYGLLVPRRTEKGHRLYSRDDISRVQEIQRWLVRGLAIGKVKALLANTEREYELPPIDSVWLTLVAQFHTALGNFQRHSLERLIEETFALYPTEMLADYVVQPVLQTLQGDEPGKAAQRAFFTAVLQEYLVAGQQRLRQSAQHAGVVLVSVGANENPLLLHTLNYSLLVHQYQAECLGYLEWCDIQICTEALSAKILVIIGYENLNAGGLKLQLDVWRERSGIPVIVAGNLAQVFNALATDPGSGVLTCENHQQVLAAIKQLLKADQKG, from the coding sequence ATGTACGCGGCAGATAAAGACATTGCACTGTCCACGCAAGATGATTGGGTGCCTATCCGGGAAATTTCACGGGTGACGGGTGTGAATACCGTGACCTTGCGTGCATGGGAACGACGTTATGGTTTGTTGGTGCCACGCCGTACTGAGAAAGGGCATAGGTTGTATAGCCGCGATGATATTTCGCGTGTTCAGGAAATCCAGCGTTGGCTTGTGCGTGGTCTGGCGATCGGTAAAGTGAAAGCGTTGTTAGCCAATACGGAACGGGAATACGAATTACCGCCTATCGATTCTGTGTGGTTAACGTTAGTCGCGCAATTTCATACTGCATTGGGGAATTTTCAGCGTCATTCGCTGGAGCGTTTGATCGAGGAAACCTTCGCGTTGTATCCGACGGAAATGTTGGCTGATTACGTGGTGCAGCCAGTGTTGCAGACACTTCAGGGCGATGAGCCGGGCAAGGCTGCGCAGCGTGCGTTTTTTACCGCTGTTTTGCAGGAGTATCTTGTGGCAGGGCAACAGCGCTTGCGCCAGTCGGCACAGCATGCTGGTGTCGTGTTAGTGTCGGTTGGTGCCAATGAAAATCCGCTATTACTGCACACGCTTAATTACAGTTTACTTGTCCATCAGTATCAGGCCGAATGTCTGGGTTATCTTGAATGGTGTGATATCCAGATATGTACCGAAGCCTTGAGTGCAAAAATACTTGTGATTATCGGTTATGAAAACCTGAATGCTGGCGGGCTCAAGCTACAATTGGATGTATGGCGGGAAAGATCCGGTATTCCTGTGATTGTGGCGGGTAATCTGGCGCAGGTGTTTAATGCGTTGGCTACTGACCCGGGTTCAGGGGTATTGACCTGTGAGAATCACCAACAGGTACTGGCTGCCATAAAACAATTATTAAAAGCTGATCAAAAGGGATGA